The Plasmodium sp. gorilla clade G2 genome assembly, chromosome: 6 genome has a segment encoding these proteins:
- a CDS encoding sphingomyelin synthase 2, putative encodes MDFKKLSKIYEESVTDSENDKSSIGTDMYEINMNRKMSNLSISRNSTINEEEILSEYRLCKILLIKLIFALLFLLISLIIQGFFMIYSDSYYKSNTQPLSDRIHDLFVNPPHWITYKLSNTLIAILTLSFIKIILFNSIYLSIAIVCRFIYIIGSFYIIRGILIYVTSLPATLDTCSPLESGNFLFNLLQIIKINTNLVYVCADLIVSGHSFSTTIFLMFSFYYINNKIIKFIIFIFSCFIYAIIIIGFIHYTSDVLLGIIFGVFMFSFYHIMLDISSQYYIFNKLFEIKIISNNKNIHAKPFFLRFFVSRIFFKIIPYLEGLNYTLDYAINKNNDLSNFCNCDNNNNNNNNNNNKIPLFSFYKPIREDKIIINYSDHLYHSYAGDGTINFLFWKFIKNIKKGSHK; translated from the coding sequence atggattttaaaaaattatccaAAATTTATGAAGAGTCAGTAACAGATAGCGAAAATGATAAAAGTTCTATAGGGACAGATATgtatgaaataaatatgaatagaAAAATGAGTAACCTAAGTATATCAAGAAATAGTAcaataaatgaagaagagATATTAAGTGAATATAgattatgtaaaatattattaataaaattaatatttgctttattatttttattaatttcattaATTATACAAggtttttttatgatatatagtGATTCTTATTATAAGAGTAATACACAACCATTAAGTGATCGAATACATGATTTGTTTGTAAATCCACCACATTGGATTACCTATAAATTGTCAAATACATTAATAGCTATATTAACattatcttttattaaaataatattatttaatagtatatatttatctatagCTATTGTGTGTCgattcatatatatcattggatcattttatattatacgaGGAATTTTGATTTATGTTACTTCATTACCAGCAACATTAGATACGTGCTCACCTTTAGAAAGTGGGAACTTtctatttaatttattacaaataataaaaataaatactaaTTTAGTTTATGTATGTGCTGATTTGATTGTATCAGGACATTCTTTTTCAACAACCATCTTTTTaatgttttcattttattatataaataataaaataataaaatttattatatttattttttcttgttttatatatgcaataataattattggTTTTATACATTATACATCTGATGTATTACTTGGAATCATTTTTGGTGTTtttatgttttctttttatcatataatgcTTGATATATCTtcacaatattatatttttaataaattatttgaaattaaaattatttcaaataataaaaatattcatgcAAAGCCCTTCTTTCTAAGATTTTTTGTTtcaagaattttttttaagatcATACCTTATTTAGAAGGATTGAATTATACCTTAGATTATgccataaataaaaataatgaccTGTCTAATTTTTGTaattgtgataataataataataataataataataataataataaaatccCATTATTCTCATTTTATAAACCCATCAGAGaagataaaattattattaattattcagatcatttatatcatagTTATGCTGGAGATGGCACAATCAATTTTTTATTCTGGAAATTTATTAAGAATATCAAAAAGGGTTcacacaaataa
- a CDS encoding DNA polymerase 1, putative, whose product MKLFDSFFKHALIRINKRNIIYLNATRCYCNNINYNALINFLNKKNDINKEINALYSLLERLSNYKYEQYKEKLTLKNNIKDEITKIKIQGNDKNNNINIENDMNISQLDHNQNGNNNNNYYYDDDYKKLIYNWKYDKIKIFISWSPEIIEDKYKSKCFSIPTYITFHIVISNNDIKLNNILYNSYEYDNWNFNKIIQTINNHNNLKDKENAQQHSKKNSQQYIRNFKKGESDIPSYDFKESSLEKINEQSQLNHSMLSDKKEEHMNCNNNNIHTNYNNDEHINNKSQYNSDYIHDKHIEEEEQKKTKKNKKSCIVEKKKTKKKKDEDSYNDIINYTIKKKTNTNNSLYNIESILNTTEIYEDNIYYDKYIDKEKNHIYFFSFNISELMNNDQVKKKLNECIEPNFIKQSISNINNNDFFLYVVYDYKNLIHIFNNIKLKLININNIFDIYIISSLLQLVQRGEKLQNVYNEYLNVKDKILITNKMNDIQNLSPNSFSYFSNFAPEFSDVISAKFGVYGWGKYQKKKDKKNKKENNENKKNDDNNIYNENNENNKNDDNNIYNDDICVDISNEKKNKKNKEVKNKKKLEKKNKVEKEKQNYLSFTPHNINNLQDIKKLVFGNKRNISDITEEDNICYSISRNCCLILLFEYFINKLEHNFNILNLYIKVEQPLILCISHIEKKGIFLNQNKIEEIQKKSDDPLIYKNEIEELCKCNINLNSSKQVSSLIYKQLLDISISTDNTEENMVEDVDENINDDNNECVDQLEAYTQTKQKEIKSIHNNNNNNNNNNDDDSNCSNNNYNNNINHPLSTYTNKDHISTYDVQDTSDQYDNYINEHNHYNKCIKNNPFFNNNISNHNIMNNLININYNSLYNKKKNNHPYDENNKIYFLNSSHNNNYNNNNINDMARNKNLQTNNKSLKILVDEIEKSNYIKEKEKEKLKKIIKNIKLYRESKKLVQNYIENLPKYIQKNTNKIHCNFNQIGASTGRLSCDQPNLQNIHSRFRCAISLKGKDENDTHDNNISHIHMSTNNMSTNNMSTNNISTSNVSTSNVSINNVSPNNISPHNISTTYPLYTMKKKNLITFDYKQMELFVMAYLSFDEQLLKLLNYSDVFIETAKVLFNTNDVTNELRRMTKTVIYGILYGQTENGLAKSLLISDTLASNLIENFFQFFPNVYRFMKMQKFLVKHMNCVYTLIGRKRIILPNIKNKYRISMNTPIQGCAADIMKFSLLSCFSVLNNNIYNNHKLLKMNNINPLMIHKNQAFLNPTNLILQVHDELLLESEHDATKYIIQLLNPILENAFYNLIYYTNSLDRLKLLYDYMHDHISIKTYIDVLQDINNKQYNDEKIYNGLYNTEVSEESHIYNISNNMDHIFQKFNFKLPIKVESGGVYKESS is encoded by the coding sequence atgaaattgtttgattcattttttaaacatgctttgataagaataaataaaaggaatataatatatttgaatgcCACTAGATGTTATTGTAATaacataaattataatgCTTTGATAAATTTtctaaataagaaaaatgatataaataaagaaattaatgccttatattctttattagaAAGGTTGTCAAATTATAAGTACGaacaatataaagaaaagtTAACtctgaaaaataatataaaggatgaaataacaaaaataaaaatacaaggcaatgataaaaataataatataaatattgaaaatgatatgaatatttCTCAGCTGGATCATAATCAaaatggtaataataataataattattattatgatgatgattataaaaaactaatatataattggaaatatgataaaataaaaatatttataagctGGAGCCCCGAAATTATTgaagataaatataagtCCAAATGTTTCTCTATCCCAACTTATATTACATTTCATATTGTTATatctaataatgatattaagttgaataacattttatataattcttatgaATATGATAACTGGaactttaataaaataatacaaacaataaataatcataacaatttaaaagataaagaaaatgcaCAACaacattcaaaaaaaaattcacaaCAATATATTCGAAATTTTAAAAAGGGTGAATCTGATATACCATCATATGATTTCAAAGAATCTtcattagaaaaaataaacgaACAATCACAATTAAATCATTCTATGTTATctgataaaaaagaagaacatatgaattgtaataataataatatacacacaaattataataatgatgaacaCATAAATAACAAAAGTCAATATAATAGTGATTATATTCATGATAAACATATTGAAGAAgaggaacaaaaaaaaaccaaaaaaaacaaaaaaagttGCATagtcgaaaaaaaaaagacaaaaaaaaaaaaagatgaagattcttataatgatataataaattataccataaagaaaaaaacaaatacaaataattcattatataatatagaatcAATTTTAAATACAACAGAAATAtatgaagataatatatattatgataaatatatagataaagaaaaaaatcatatttatttcttttccttTAATATATCGGAATTAATGAATAATGAtcaagtaaaaaaaaaattaaatgaatgtATTGAAcctaattttataaaacaaaGTATATcgaatataaacaataatgatttttttttatatgttgtatatgattataaaaatttaatacatatatttaataatattaaattaaaattaataaatattaataatatatttgatatatatattattagttCATTATTACAATTAGTTCAAAGAGGGGAAAAGTTACAAAATGtttataatgaatatttaaatgttaaagataaaattcttataacaaataaaatgaatgacATTCAAAATTTAAGTCCTAATagtttttcatatttttcaaattttgCTCCTGAATTTAGTGATGTCATATCAGCAAAGTTTGGTGTATATGGGTGGGGAAAatatcaaaagaaaaaagataaaaaaaataaaaaagaaaataatgaaaataaaaaaaatgatgataataatatatacaatgaaaataatgaaaataataaaaatgatgataataatatatacaatgatGATATATGTGTGGATATAtcaaatgagaaaaaaaataaaaagaataaagaagtaaaaaacaaaaaaaagttagagaaaaaaaacaaagtagaaaaagaaaaacaaaattatttaagCTTTACTcctcataatataaataaccttcaagatattaaaaaactTGTATTtggaaataaaagaaatatatcaGATATCACAgaagaagataatatatgttatagtATATCAAGAAATTGTTGtttgattttattatttgaatatttcataaataaattagaGCATAATTTCAACATactaaatttatatataaaggtgGAACAaccattaatattatgtataagtCATATAGAGAAAAAAGGAATTTTCTtgaatcaaaataaaattgaagaaatacaaaaaaaatcagATGAccctttaatatataaaaatgaaattgaaGAATTATGTAAgtgtaatattaatttaaattcATCCAAGCAAGTCTCTTCATTGATATATAAACAGTTATTAGACATATCGATTAGTACAGATAATACGGAAGAAAATATGGTGGAAGATGTAGacgaaaatataaatgatgataataatgaatgtGTAGATCAATTAGAAGCATATACccaaacaaaacaaaaagaaataaaaagcatacataataataataataataataataataataatgatgatgatagtaattgtagtaataataattataataataatataaatcacCCTTTATCAACATACACTAATAAGGATCATATATCTACTTATGATGTACAAGATACATCGGACcaatatgataattatataaatgaacataatcattataataaatgtataaaaaataaccctttttttaataataatatttctaatCATAACATTATGAACAATCTTATAAACATTAATTacaattcattatataataagaagaaaaataatcatccatatgatgaaaataataaaatatacttcCTTAACAGtagtcataataataattataataataataatattaacgaTATGGCCAGAAACAAAAATCTACAAACCAATAATAAGTCATTAAAAATTCTGGTAGATGAAATTGAAAAaagtaattatataaaagaaaaggaaaaagaaaaattaaaaaaaattattaaaaatattaaattatatagagAATCTAAAAAGTTAgtacaaaattatatagaaaatctaccaaaatatatacaaaaaaatacaaataaaatacacTGTAATTTTAATCAAATTGGAGCTTCAACAGGAAGATTATCTTGTGATCAACCCAATTTGCAAAATATACATTCAAGATTTCGTTGTGCTATATCTTTAAAAGGTAAGGATGAAAATGACAcacatgataataatatatcacacatacatatgtcaacaaataatatgtcaacaaataatatgtcaacgaataatatatcaacaaGTAATGTATCAACAAGTAATGTATCAATAAATAATGTATCaccaaataatatatcaccGCATAATATATCAACAACTTATCCATTATATAccatgaagaaaaaaaatttaatcaCCTTCGATTATAAACAAATGGAATTATTTGTTATGGCATACCTTAGTTTTGATGAACAGTTGTTGAAGTTATTAAATTATAGTGATGTATTTATAGAAACAGCCAAAGTACTTTTTAATACTAATGATGTTACCAATGAATTAAGAAGAATGACAAAAACTGTTATATACGGTATATTATATGGACAAACTGAAAATGGACTAGCCAAAAGTTTATTAATTAGCGATACTTTGGCTAGTAACCTAATAGAAAacttttttcaattttttccAAATGTCTATCGATTTATGAAAATGCAGAAATTTTTGGTCAAACATATGAATTGTGTTTATACACTTATAGGAaggaaaagaataatattaccaaatattaaaaataaatataggaTAAGTATGAATACACCTATACAAGGATGTGCTGCAGATATTATGAAATTTTCTCTCTTGTCATGTTTCAGTgttcttaataataatatatataataaccataagttattaaaaatgaataatataaatcctTTAATGATACATAAAAATCAAGCCTTTTTAAATCCAActaatttaattttacaaGTACatgatgaattattattagaaaGTGAACATGATgctacaaaatatataatacaactATTAAATCCAATCTTGGAAAAtgctttttataatttaatatattatacgaATTCTCTAGATAGACTTAAActattatatgattatatgcATGATCATATTTCTATCAAAACATATATAGATGTTTTacaagatataaataataaacaatataatgatgaaaaaatatacaatggGCTATATAATACAGAAGTATCAGAAGaatcacacatatataatatatcaaataatatggatcatatatttcaaaaatttaattttaaattgcCAATTAAAGTTGAATCAGGCGGAGTCTACAAGGAGtcttcataa